The Hippoglossus stenolepis isolate QCI-W04-F060 chromosome 1, HSTE1.2, whole genome shotgun sequence DNA segment AGTTCAAGTTGCTCCAAAACGAAAAGATTGTTCAAGAATGTGGTTTGCTCATGTCTGAGAACTTCTGTGTACTGTTTACTATTACTCCCCAAACACAAGTTCCTCTTCAACATAACAACCATGAGACCACTTCCAAATTATCACTACATGAGGCCCAGGGCACACAACACATTACTTGTTTGAACACTGGTGTGCTGCAGACAAATTCATTAGGACCACAATATGAAATTTTTTGGTTCTGTCACTTTAGACTGGAGTTTgactgggggaaaaaagccaTAATTATGAAAATGTGCAGCAATCAGAAGTGGGCTACGCTTTTGAAGAACTCTGAGCAGAATTTAAACTGACTGAAATAAACTATTCAGGTAACTGTCACACTCTTTGTCTTGGAGCTCCTTGGAGTTAGCAAGTTTTTCAAAAGTCAAGGGTTAGTGGTTTGCATAATGAGCAAAATATCACCACTAGTATGATGAAGATGTGAAAAGGGGGATTTGTTTCACAGTCATCTCAGAAGTGCGTTTTTTATATACACAATATAGATGCTGGTTAAAACAAATTTACTTATGGATTTTGTTTAAAGAAGACACtttatgctttttaattttttccctTTCTGCTAGTGTGTTATAATTCTTTTTTTGAGCAAAAGtctgcaaagtaaaataaataaataaaattaaaaaaactctgcagtaaagggagctcctcttTCCCACAGCAATCTGCTCCTGAAGCAGCTCCTCAGTAGTTTGGCGATTCCTCCAACaccattgtgatgtcatgtgacatgtcaATGCCCCACATATGAATAATACACGCTCGGCGGCTTGTCGTCTACAGCCTTTAACAAATCCAGGTAAAGTGAGAGCGGAGGCTGACATTTCCTACAAACTCAGGAAGCGGTTGACTAATCACAACAGAATAGatcagctggccaatcagggCAGACAGGGCTTTatgagggggaggggggggtattCAAGAGACCGGAGCTAAACATTTCAGACAGGggctgaaaagaggaggtgcagcaatggacagtatgaagaaagtgatgtgatttctgaacattagaggaTTTAAATCTTTTCATGTAACAGCCAAAAATGTTTGTTGACGGAACCCCAAATAGTAACAGTCAGCACAATTTATGTAACAATTTGAAAATATCAAATACAAACTGCCTGATAAGCATACTGTTAATGCTAATGAATATTTATACAGTATGGATTTTAGTTACagtaaagatttttaaaaaagagggGGTTATTACGTGAAGGGTTCTGAAGCACACATTAAACTGAATTCTCCATCTAGTTAGAATGAAATTCACGGTGGATAAAATGGGCAATGATCAGGCTACCTTGATGAACTCGATGAGCGTGTTGTAGATGTAGGCCCCGCGCGGCATGAAGAAACAGCTGCCAGGGCTGAGATCATGGAAGAAGAACAGCTCCTGATCCTGTGAAGCAGACAAAGGAGACTTTTTAATGACTTTCGGTCTGCAGGTAGAACAAGAGAGACACTCCACTAAGCACTGCAGGGAGTTATCCAATCATCATGTAATAGTCCATCAGCACCTGACCACTGACAGAAAGCTCAACTGAGTcgatggagagaaagagtgtatgtatgtgtgtgtatttcaaaaTTGAAATGTTGACCTAAGACATGAATTGAATCAATCCTCAACAAAGAAAATGGATGTGTAAAGACAAAGCTGTTGCCTAAGATGCAACATGTAAATTATTTTAAGGAAATAGCATTTTCTAGAAACTGAACTCCCGATCAACTATCACCACTATTATTTGGTTTGGACATGTGACTAGAAATATTGCCAAAGCAATTCTAGCAAGCGTCCTTCACTTTATTTTCAACAAATGGATTTATGGGGCTCGagttcagataaaaaaaatatttcacaaatgaacacaacTAGTGCAGCTGATGCCACAATGTGATTAATGTGACATTAACTGCAAATTGACTGATTTTCAGAGTGCAGCAGTGAAGAGGAACAGAATGTTTCTGCCTGACAGACCAGCGGAAGCTCTGGTTAAGCCTGAAATCAAGCTcaattcttaaaaataaaaaacagaccaGGACCACGCTAGTCTGGATGCAACCCAACAGAATTTATTGGAAATGAGCCTGTATTACTGAACGAAGCCTGATTCCCCTTGTGATTTGACTTTAAGAAACACCCTTCATGAGACCACTTTATATTCACAGAGCAGTGCTAATATTTCCTCATGTCAAAGGTAGTGAGGTAAAACATGTTGGATCAGTTTTATTAGACTGACACAGCCGGATCCCAGCTGGTGCCCCTTAAGGGACTCCCCCCCCAACAAGCTATTGGGTAACACAACCGCATCGAGACGTTTCCCGAATGTTGTGGGTTGACATGGGATCACACCGTGGAGCGCCATCTTTAAAACAACATGCCACTTCTGTCACCTCCCTCCAACTGGCTTTCGATCGCAATATCCTGACTCTTGCGTTTAATATGGAACCGTGTTGTAATCAGTGCGGATTGAGGTGCTGCCTTCTGTCTCCCATGCTGTGAAACCAGCTGGGGCCCTCAGATGACTCACTTGTCTCGAAAGTGCAGTTACAAGAAGGAGCAGAGTGCCCTCAGCTGGTGTAAAGCAGCAACAGACAATTTTAGTGCAGAACAACGTGGTTTTCATGTggatcttaaaggggacatagcatgcaaattccactttgttagtgcttctacaggttaatgtgggtatctggcatgtctaccaacccaaaaactctggaaaaaaaacactcgcgcgttttgttatagttcctctaagtcagaaacgtcatgcttgagtgactcgattgagcttcctgtgtattgtgtcgtaacaatacactggaagtcgCCCTACATGGccttatatcgtttaaaatcatggggggagaggggggaggggggagctggctcattagcatttaaaggaacaggcactcaaaacaggtcactctgtggagggctgttttatacagggtaaaaagggtgctgttttaaatgatccttgtggtattttgaccaaagcatgttacagacatttcattaagaccccaaggaaccatatcaacttgtggtaaaatgggcatgctatgtcccctttaagctcTTGAATCTGGTTCATCCgagtttggattttcttttagaTGAAAACAAGTTTTGGATCACAGAATTATGTGGAGTCAACTCAACCCTTTTGGAAAAAAGGCCttcacagttcatgttttatgttCTTTGTCCAGGTTCATTTCAGCCTTTCACCACATCTAAAATACCACAAAACTACTCGAATGAGGAAAAACTCCTCCATAAACCTCAAAAGGAGATGTGTCAGCCACCACATTATACAATTACGAATCAAAATCCACTTTGTACTGGTTTTCAGTTTCTGGTTTTAGGTCTGAGCCAGCTGGGTGGGCTTGAACAGGACTGCCTGTAGTGACTCACTTTGCCAATCTTGCGATGGTCTCTATTCTTGGCCTCCTCCTGAAAGCGCTCCCACTCCTTCAGCATCTTGGAGTCGGGGAAAGAAATCCCATAGATCCTCTGGAGTGTTTCCATATCGGAGCGACCTTCCCAGTAGGTGGAGGAGTTCTGATGACAGAGGGTGGAAGAGAGTTGAGTATTGACATTTTTAGACAAGATTGCAAAAGATTACTTTGATACAaattattaacattaaaattagaccctgtgtgtgttttcagaataCCTTGTAGATCTTCATGGCCTTGATCTTGCCTGTGTGTCGGACATGGGGACCTCTGCACAGGTCAATCAAGGGCCCACATCTATCCAGCGTTCACAAGATACAGTTAGCTTTTCAAGGCACCGAAATAAACATCCAAAACAACATCTTAAATGAAAGAGATCCAGTTACTAGCtcttattttcactttctcacaAACTAACCTGTAGACTGTAGTTGTGGGGGTGGTGACTTTCTCATTCAGAATGCGGCACTTGAATTTGTTGTACTGAAAGATATAAGTCAGAACTCATTCTGGGCAGTAGGAAtaattaccacacacacacacacacaacattgtcTGTCTTGATTAAAAATTTCAAGCAAGGTATGAGGATGTAGTAAGACTGGGTCATTTCTGTAGATACAATGTCAGTTTTTGGAAGCAGGATATATTTTAAGTTCAAGAAGCAGTGGCAGGGAAGGATGATAGCACGTTGGGGGTTTCTCCCACAACTAGACCACACCACTATTAATTCTGCCAGACAAGCAGAGAATTCTTTGCTGAGATTCTCATTCTCACCTTAAACATGTTGAGCAGTGTCTCCTTGCTGATCTCCAGCCGCTCAAAGGGCTGTTTTTCCTTCACCACAGCCTTACACAAAGTCTCCAGGTCCCCAAACTCGGTGCTGGACACTCCCCTGGAAAGAGCAAACGTGTTCCACTCATTGTAAGTGCTTGTGGTCAAGGCTACTCTGACAAGTAAcatgatgtttatttaattaaccAGTCATGTTTGAcatgatgatgttgtgttgaGGGTTTTAAAAGAACAGTACATCTTCTATTGGAAACCTTCTTTTTAGCTCCACAAAATTAACACTTAACTGACACACAAAAAGCACCAAAATACACAATTAAGAATAGAATGTATAAACTTGAGCCAGTTCATAAAATCTATTGACTTTTTGACAAATATAATCTATGTCTGATAATTGACATTTACAGTGAAAATACTTGCTCACTTCTGTCCATCCAGGAACATGTCATAGTAGAAGCCATTCTCGATCGGGGGTCCATAACATAAACAACCTCCATAAAAATGCTCCATTGCCTCCCCCAGGATGTGAGCACTGGAGTGCCAATAAACCTAGGACACCGAAGGAAGGTTGATTTACGGATCACAGACATTTCTGTACAACTAAATAAATCTCTTCTTTCCTGTATTTGCACTCACAGCCTGAGCATCGTCGTTGTCAAAGCGCAAAATCTCAAGAGAGCAGTCCTGCTCGAGAGGCCTGTCCAGGTCCCAAAGCTCCCCGTTCACCCGAGAAATCACAGCATTGTCAGCCAGGCCCTGGCTGCAAGATCAATGCAAGATATTTGTCTCAGCCATTCTGTATCCAAATTCTACAGAATGTTTCTATTCGTTACATAAAAAGGAAGATGGGGGTGGGGTCACCTTTGGGACAATTAAGATAACATGAGATATTTCTTTATCAGTCACACAACAGGGATATTAGCCATTCCTAAGAGAGTCAGGTCTACCCCTGAGCTTTATAGCTAAATAATTCATTCCATTGATCAAACTGGCAGCCACTAGCTGTTGCGGATTGGACATCGGATGATTGTGACCAACTGTTATTGTACCAACCTGATATCACAGGCACACTGGTACGGTGTGGTGATCCAAGCCTTGCCGGCCACCTTCCCTCCGTCTGGCAGCTCCACGGTGATGGGCTTGCTGTCTGCAGCTTTCTTTGCCAGCAGGGCATCACTCTCCCTCTTCAGCTGCTCATAGAGGCTGAGGCGCTCCGCAACGTATCCAGGCCAGGGCTTCAGCTACGGTGGAGAAGAATAATAAAAGACTTAAGATTTTGGTTGTGCAAGTATTGGACCAGAGGCCAACATCGATTTATTTTGTGTGAGGAACTGTAATATGACGACTTGTGTCCATGTTAGTACAATAGGTGAACAGTGGGGACAAGATCTCCTCAGGGTCCTGTGACAGTCACCTCCTTCGGGCCTCCATCTCCttgtttcttctccttctccttcttgttCCTCTCACCTGATTTGGTATCAGGAGCTGCAGCCTGTTGACAAACACAgtctttaataataaatatacatctcatttatatagcacttttaacAATGCTTTAAGATACCTTGCATATAGgtagagaaacagagaaagcaAAGCATGAAAGTAAATAACCAAACTTATTAAAGAATACACTTCATTATTACACATTAAAAGCAGTTCTACAGAGGCATGTGGGTTAGAAGTAACGTTTTGATGGAGGCAACAGGAGGTGGGCCTCAATGAAGTAGAGGGTATGGGGGGGGATAAGGTAGAGCATGTCAGTGAGGTAGGGGGGCCTGGTTGTGGAGGGATTGGTGAGTGAGAGGGACATTGAATTGGATCCACTATGGGACAGGGAACTTTCTAAAAGGACAGGGgtgatgttttatttgtcctcCTTGTAACAGCTGTTTTCctttctatataaataaagttacgcgcgcgcgcgcacgcacacgcacacacacagagctattTGTGGAGGTGTGCTGGTCCCAGGCCCCTCACCCTGTAGCAGCACTCTAACTACTAGTCCTCGCTCCCTGACTTTTTATATTGGTTCACTGTCTCTAGAACTACCTTGTGCTCAGCTCGGTTGTTTGTCTGCGGGTCTTTGCGGGTGTTTTTCGCCGGAGCTGTGCCACCCTTGGCGGCTTGCGGTCTCCTGCCCTGCGccccctccagctccagctccgccTGCAGACCCCGGCGGAGGTGCAGCAGCCGGTACCGGAGCTTCTCGTTCTCGGCTCGCAGGTTCTCCAGCTCCGGGGAGACCACCTCGACACCGGTGGCGGCCAGACCTTGGCACAGTCCATCCCGAAGAGTGGATATCTCCCGGTTGAGGAGCCGAATCTGCTCCTCCTGGGCAGTCAGACGTTCAGCCAAGCACGCTGCCATCTTTAAAAGACCACCACGACCACAGTTAACTTCCGGTGAGGGTTGCTCGAAAAATAAAAGACCCCTTGACtcaaaaattataataaaatattttgaatCAGTTAATTTAACATGAATGAATAcgaatgatgttttttttacatttatatacaacACTGCCAGTGTCCATAATATGTTCGTGAATTGAAAATCAGACGATCGTAAATGACAAATCAAATTGGAGTGgtcaggtggactgtgattggTGGATTTCTTCAAGGCGTCTGCTAACTGCTAGCctgctaacgttagcctagCTGTGATGCTAACCCCagggctggaggagaggagctcagcTCGTGTTGTTGTTCCGGTTTGACGCAGCTTCCGGAGGCAAGATCAGGcgaaacacaaaagcaaaactCCAGCTAAAGCAAAATAGATTGAATTTACAACAACAAGGTTTATTCATGTTATATAATAACCAGCCTCGTGAATGTTAATTAGACTTTTCCGAACTTGACTAAAAATAAGTGACTGTGTCTGTTGCTGAACGAGTCCAAAAGAATGAGTCCTCCCATGATGTGCAGTAACCACTGAGCGACGCCAGGAGGCAGTGTGATATTTTCCTCATCCACTCTGTGGTCAGCTGATCTCTGCCGTGCAGCGTGCGACCAGCCCACAGCTCGGTGCCATGTAAACACTGAGCCTTCATTCATGCGCTTCATCTGGTAGCTCACAGGTACGTTTCAGCTGCTTCCATGTGTATTCTTTATCATATTAATAGACATCAGAGGGTTTTATCTACTTCAGGGTTTGTTTTAGTGGACTAACATGTATAGCTGAGGTAGTTACAACAAGCTAAATGTACTGTACAGTCCAC contains these protein-coding regions:
- the tars3 gene encoding threonine--tRNA ligase 1, cytoplasmic; amino-acid sequence: MAACLAERLTAQEEQIRLLNREISTLRDGLCQGLAATGVEVVSPELENLRAENEKLRYRLLHLRRGLQAELELEGAQGRRPQAAKGGTAPAKNTRKDPQTNNRAEHKAAAPDTKSGERNKKEKEKKQGDGGPKELKPWPGYVAERLSLYEQLKRESDALLAKKAADSKPITVELPDGGKVAGKAWITTPYQCACDISQGLADNAVISRVNGELWDLDRPLEQDCSLEILRFDNDDAQAVYWHSSAHILGEAMEHFYGGCLCYGPPIENGFYYDMFLDGQKGVSSTEFGDLETLCKAVVKEKQPFERLEISKETLLNMFKYNKFKCRILNEKVTTPTTTVYRCGPLIDLCRGPHVRHTGKIKAMKIYKNSSTYWEGRSDMETLQRIYGISFPDSKMLKEWERFQEEAKNRDHRKIGKDQELFFFHDLSPGSCFFMPRGAYIYNTLIEFIKDEYWRRGFQEVASPNIYNSKLWETSGHWQHYSENMFSFPVEGDVFALKPMNCPGHCLMYSHRPRSWRELPLRLADLGVLHRNELSGTLTGLTRVRRFQQDDAHIFCTMDQIETEMKGCLDFLRCVYDVFGFSFQLHLSTRPEKYLGDIAVWNQAEKQLENSLNEFGEPWKLNPGDGAFYGPKIDIKIKDAIGRYHQCATIQLDFQLPIRFNLTFVGKDGDDKARPVIIHRAILGSVERMIAILTENYAGKWPLWLSPRQVMLVPVNPSCEDYAKRVCKQFTEAGFMAEADLDSSCLLNKKIRNAQLAQYNFILVVGEKEKMTNNVNVRTRDNKVHGELSVAEVLARLTMLKQSRCRNAEEEF